A DNA window from Hordeum vulgare subsp. vulgare chromosome 1H, MorexV3_pseudomolecules_assembly, whole genome shotgun sequence contains the following coding sequences:
- the LOC123452096 gene encoding mitochondrial adenine nucleotide transporter ADNT1, which translates to MASEDVVGKSRGDTAVNTIVNLAEEAKLAREGVKGPGHQVLTICKSLFAGGVAGGLSRTAVAPLERLKILLQVQNPHSIKYNGTVQGLKYIWRTEGLRGLFKGNGTNCARIVPNSAVKFFSYEQASRGILYLYRQQTGDENAQLSPILRLGAGATAGIIAMSATYPMDMVRGRITVQTEKSPYQYRGMFHALGTVYREEGFRALYRGWLPSVIGVVPYVGLNFAVYESLKDWLLQSNAFDLAKDNELHVVTRLGCGAVAGTIGQTVAYPLDVVRRRMQMVGWSHAASIVTGEGKEALQYNGMVDAFRKTVRHEGFGALYKGLVPNSVKVVPSIAIAFVTYEAVKDVLGVEMRID; encoded by the exons ATGGCTTCGGAGGACGTGGTGGGGAAGAGCAGGGGCGACACGGCCGTCAACACCATCGTCAACCTGGCCGAGGAGGCCAAGCTCGCGCGCGAGGGCGTCAAGGGCCCCGGCCACCAGGTCCTCACCATCTGCAAGTCCCTCTTCGCCGGAGGCGTAGCCGGTGGCCT ATCGAGGACTGCTGTTGCTCCGCTTGAGCGATTGAAGATCCTGCTTCAG gttcaaaatcctcacaGTATCAAGTACAATGGCACCGTTCAAGGGCTTAAGTATATATGGAGAACCGAAGGCCTTCGTGGACTGTTTAAAGGCAATGGAACCAACTGTGCAAGGATTGTCCCAAATTCTGCTGTGAAATTCTTCAGCTATGAGCAAGCATCAAG GGGTATTTTGTATCTTTACCGGCAACAGACTGGGGATG AGAATGCTCAGCTTAGTCCAATCTTGCGCCTTGGAGCTGGAGCCACAGCTGGTATCATAGCCATGTCTGCTACTTATCCCATGGATATGGTTAGGGGTAGGATTACTGTTCAG ACAGAGAAGTCTCCCTACCAGTACCGTGGTATGTTTCATGCATTGGGCACAGTGTACCGTGAAGAAGGCTTCCGTGCTTTATACAGAGGCTGGCTTCCATCAGTGATTGGAGTT GTTCCTTATGTTGGCCTTAACTTTGCTGTGTACGAGTCTCTGAAGGACTGGCTCCTCCAGTCAAATGCATTCGATCTTGCAAAGGACAATGAGCTGCACGTAGTAACAAGGCTTGGATGCGGAGCTGTGGCTGGAACCATAGGGCAGACTGTGGCATACCCTCTTGATGTTGTCAGGAGAAGGATGCAGATGGTCGGCTGGAGTCATGCTGCTTCTATTGTTACTGGAGAAGGCAAAGAGGCACTCCAGTACAATGGTATGGTTGATGCATTCAGGAAAACTGTTCGCCACGAAGGTTTTGGTGCTCTGTACAAGGGTCTTGTTCCCAACTCAGTGAAG GTGGTGCCTTCTATCGCCATCGCGTTCGTCACGTACGAGGCCGTGAAGGATGTTCTAGGAGTAGAGATGAGGATAGACTGA